Proteins encoded together in one Desulfovibrio sp. UCD-KL4C window:
- the leuC gene encoding 3-isopropylmalate dehydratase large subunit: MPKTLAEKILQAHTDEVVKEVGQIVRCKVSLVLANDITAPLAIKSFRAMGVKEVFDKDKVALVCDHFTPNKDIDSAEQVKVVREFAHEKNITHYYEGGDCGVEHALLPELGLVGPSDIVIGADSHTCTYGGLGAFATGMGSTDIAGAMALGETWFKVPPSVKVEVEGTPGKYVGAKDYILRLIGEIGVSGALYKALEFSGSVINDLSIEGRMTIANMAIEAGGKVGLFPVDEKTLEYCAAAGRTGDSLLSADAGAVYERIVKMDVTDMKPQIACPHLPENVKPVDEVKNMKINQAVIGSCTNGRISDLREAAAILKGHKADKNVRLIILPATPSIWKQALKEGLLEIFMDAGAIVGPATCGPCLGGHMGILAGGERVIATTNRNFKGRMGSLQSEVFLSNPAVAAASAVAGEIIDPSSL, from the coding sequence ATGCCTAAAACATTAGCGGAAAAAATTTTACAAGCTCATACTGATGAAGTTGTTAAAGAAGTTGGACAGATTGTACGTTGCAAAGTTTCTTTAGTACTTGCAAACGATATTACTGCTCCTCTTGCAATTAAATCTTTTAGAGCAATGGGCGTAAAAGAAGTTTTTGATAAAGACAAAGTAGCCCTCGTTTGTGACCATTTCACACCGAATAAGGATATTGATTCTGCTGAGCAGGTCAAAGTTGTTCGTGAATTTGCACATGAAAAAAACATTACTCATTATTATGAAGGCGGAGATTGCGGCGTAGAGCATGCGCTTTTGCCTGAACTTGGACTTGTCGGTCCTTCTGACATCGTAATTGGTGCTGACAGTCATACCTGTACTTATGGCGGCCTTGGTGCATTTGCTACCGGTATGGGCTCAACTGATATTGCCGGAGCTATGGCTCTTGGTGAAACATGGTTCAAAGTTCCACCTTCCGTTAAAGTTGAAGTTGAAGGAACTCCCGGTAAATATGTAGGTGCAAAGGATTATATCCTGCGTCTTATCGGTGAAATCGGTGTTTCAGGAGCACTCTATAAAGCTCTTGAATTTAGCGGTTCCGTTATAAACGATCTTTCTATTGAAGGCCGCATGACCATTGCAAACATGGCGATTGAAGCCGGTGGTAAAGTCGGTCTTTTCCCTGTTGATGAAAAAACTCTTGAATATTGCGCTGCTGCCGGAAGAACTGGTGATTCACTTCTTTCCGCTGACGCAGGTGCTGTATACGAAAGAATCGTTAAAATGGATGTGACAGACATGAAGCCTCAGATTGCATGTCCTCATCTGCCTGAAAATGTTAAGCCTGTTGATGAAGTTAAAAACATGAAAATTAATCAGGCTGTTATCGGTTCCTGTACTAACGGTCGTATTTCCGATCTTAGAGAAGCTGCTGCAATTCTAAAAGGACATAAAGCTGATAAGAATGTCAGATTGATCATTCTTCCTGCTACTCCTTCTATTTGGAAACAGGCTCTGAAGGAAGGATTGCTCGAAATCTTCATGGATGCCGGCGCAATTGTCGGACCTGCAACCTGTGGTCCTTGCCTTGGCGGTCACATGGGAATTCTTGCAGGCGGTGAAAGAGTAATTGCAACAACAAACCGTAACTTTAAAGGACGTATGGGAAGCTTGCAGAGTGAAGTATTCCTTTCCAATCCTGCTGTTGCTGCTGCAAGTGCTGTCGCCGGTGAAATTATCGATCCTTCATCATTGTAG
- a CDS encoding 3-isopropylmalate dehydratase small subunit, protein MTITGTAHRVGAHIDTDAIIPARFLVTTDAAELGANCMEGLEAGWIKRVKKNDIMVADENFGCGSSREHAPISLLGAGIPVVVAKSFARIFYRNGFNMGLILLEVGDDFEKLGDGDQLEVDAEKGTIKNITTGEIITCTPVPPFMKEILDAGGLVDYVKKRMGN, encoded by the coding sequence ATGACTATCACAGGTACAGCGCATAGAGTCGGAGCGCATATTGATACCGACGCAATCATTCCTGCACGTTTTCTTGTTACTACCGACGCAGCAGAGCTTGGTGCAAACTGTATGGAAGGACTCGAAGCAGGCTGGATTAAACGTGTTAAAAAGAATGATATCATGGTAGCCGACGAAAACTTCGGTTGCGGATCATCACGTGAACATGCTCCAATCTCCCTTTTAGGGGCAGGTATTCCAGTTGTTGTTGCAAAAAGTTTTGCTCGTATTTTTTATCGCAACGGGTTTAACATGGGGCTCATCCTGCTTGAAGTCGGTGACGATTTTGAAAAGCTAGGTGACGGCGATCAGCTTGAAGTTGATGCTGAAAAAGGAACCATTAAGAATATCACAACTGGCGAAATAATCACATGTACTCCTGTTCCTCCATTTATGAAAGAAATTTTGGATGCTGGCGGATTGGTTGATTACGTTAAAAAACGTATGGGTAATTAA
- the leuB gene encoding 3-isopropylmalate dehydrogenase: MKICVMPGDGIGPEIMAQGKKVLEVIGKKFGHTFDVTEALIGGIAIDKTGVPLPDATVKACKEADAVMLGAVGGPQWDTIDPSIRPERGLLGIRKELSLFANLRPAALFPQLKKACFLRSDIVEKGIDVMVVRELTGGIYFGEPRGTGEENGERIGFNTMVYREHEIRRIAKLAFEAARKRSKRLCSVDKANVLDVSRVWREIVIEVSADYPDVELSHMYVDNAAMQLVRDPSQFDVIVTGNLFGDILSDEAAVITGSIGMLPSASLGEGNPGLFEPIHGSAPDIAGQDKANPLATILSIAMMLRYSFDLADEATCIEEAVAKTLSEGLRTGDIMDEGGTLVGCVAMGEAVIKNLQ, translated from the coding sequence ATGAAAATATGTGTTATGCCTGGTGACGGAATCGGGCCTGAAATAATGGCTCAGGGAAAAAAAGTCCTCGAAGTTATCGGTAAAAAATTTGGTCATACCTTTGATGTTACTGAAGCTCTCATCGGTGGTATCGCTATTGATAAGACTGGAGTTCCACTTCCCGATGCAACTGTCAAAGCTTGCAAAGAAGCTGATGCTGTTATGCTCGGTGCTGTTGGTGGGCCTCAGTGGGATACCATTGATCCATCTATCAGGCCTGAACGAGGCCTTCTTGGAATCCGTAAGGAACTTTCTCTGTTCGCAAACCTTCGTCCTGCCGCTCTTTTTCCACAGCTTAAGAAAGCATGTTTTTTACGTTCTGATATCGTTGAAAAGGGTATTGACGTAATGGTTGTTCGTGAACTCACTGGTGGAATTTATTTCGGTGAACCTCGCGGTACTGGCGAAGAAAACGGTGAACGCATCGGCTTCAACACCATGGTTTATCGTGAGCACGAAATTAGACGTATTGCCAAATTGGCCTTCGAAGCTGCTCGCAAACGCAGTAAACGTCTTTGTTCAGTTGATAAAGCAAACGTACTTGATGTTTCTCGTGTATGGCGCGAAATTGTTATCGAAGTATCCGCTGATTATCCAGATGTAGAACTAAGCCACATGTATGTCGACAACGCTGCTATGCAGCTTGTTCGTGATCCTTCACAGTTTGATGTAATCGTAACAGGCAACTTGTTCGGTGATATCCTTTCTGATGAAGCAGCTGTTATCACAGGCTCAATCGGTATGCTCCCTTCTGCTTCCCTTGGTGAAGGAAACCCCGGTTTGTTTGAACCTATTCATGGATCTGCTCCTGACATTGCAGGACAGGATAAAGCTAATCCTCTGGCAACAATTCTTTCTATTGCCATGATGTTGCGTTACTCTTTTGACCTTGCTGATGAAGCTACCTGCATCGAAGAAGCAGTTGCAAAAACTTTGAGCGAAGGACTTCGTACCGGAGATATTATGGACGAAGGCGGCACCCTTGTTGGTTGTGTTGCAATGGGTGAAGCTGTCATCAAGAATCTACAGTAG
- a CDS encoding MATE family efflux transporter, which produces MAVDSPSKLHPFEERPNKTLLFLAIPVLFSMIAEPLTGLVDTAFVAKIGAEPLSSLGIGTMVFSSVFWIFGFLGIGTQTEVSHALGKGELKRAASLCWLAVAIAIILGIVLAVSVFPVLGYISGIMGADGSVRLLAIDYMKYRLIGAPAVLVTLSCFGSLRGYQDMRTQLYIAVGMNLINVFLDWGFVFGHGPFPQLGVGGAALASSISQWIGAFWSVYVVKRHYGFNIGFSLSDARRLFSIGGDMFVRSGGVCLFLLLCTRFATKAGADSGAAHQAIRQFFVFLALFLDAFAISGQSLVGYFIGSAKKNMARKVALLVCQWSFCTGVLLSLAMYLGQDSVSWLLVPPEAAAVFGPAWLAVTFLQPVNALSFATDGIHSGTGDFHYLRNAMLTAVCVSTVLLLVVDYYKPEHMLFWIWIVAGIWTSIRAMLGMIRIWPGIGQAPLSLRVN; this is translated from the coding sequence ATGGCTGTTGACAGTCCGTCCAAGCTTCATCCTTTTGAAGAACGTCCGAATAAGACACTTCTTTTTTTGGCTATACCTGTCCTTTTTTCAATGATAGCAGAGCCTCTAACAGGATTAGTTGACACTGCCTTTGTAGCTAAAATAGGTGCAGAGCCTTTATCTTCACTTGGTATCGGAACAATGGTTTTTTCTTCTGTGTTCTGGATATTCGGATTTTTAGGTATAGGAACTCAGACTGAAGTTTCACATGCGCTTGGCAAAGGTGAATTGAAAAGAGCTGCTTCTCTTTGCTGGCTTGCTGTAGCTATTGCTATCATTTTGGGAATTGTTCTCGCTGTTTCTGTCTTTCCTGTGCTTGGATATATTTCTGGTATTATGGGAGCGGACGGAAGTGTTCGTTTGCTTGCCATTGATTATATGAAGTATAGGTTGATAGGAGCTCCTGCTGTTTTGGTTACGCTTTCCTGTTTCGGTTCATTACGCGGTTATCAGGATATGCGCACTCAATTGTATATTGCTGTCGGTATGAATTTGATTAACGTGTTTTTGGATTGGGGTTTTGTTTTCGGGCATGGTCCATTTCCGCAGCTCGGTGTTGGCGGGGCTGCGTTGGCAAGTTCTATCAGTCAGTGGATTGGGGCATTTTGGTCTGTTTACGTTGTAAAAAGACATTATGGGTTTAATATTGGTTTTAGTTTAAGTGATGCCAGAAGGCTTTTTTCAATTGGTGGAGATATGTTTGTCCGTTCAGGCGGGGTGTGTTTATTTCTGCTTCTCTGTACTAGATTCGCAACCAAGGCAGGAGCTGATTCCGGCGCAGCACATCAGGCCATCCGACAGTTTTTTGTTTTTTTAGCACTGTTTCTTGATGCGTTTGCAATCAGCGGGCAGTCTTTAGTTGGATATTTTATAGGCAGTGCAAAAAAAAATATGGCACGAAAAGTTGCTCTGCTAGTTTGCCAATGGAGCTTTTGTACTGGCGTGTTGCTCAGCCTTGCAATGTATTTAGGACAGGACTCTGTAAGCTGGTTACTTGTTCCGCCTGAGGCTGCCGCTGTTTTTGGTCCGGCATGGCTTGCAGTTACATTTTTGCAGCCTGTTAATGCACTTTCGTTTGCAACGGATGGGATCCATTCAGGTACAGGGGACTTTCATTATCTTAGAAATGCCATGTTGACTGCTGTATGTGTAAGCACTGTACTGTTGCTCGTCGTTGATTATTACAAACCTGAGCATATGCTGTTTTGGATATGGATTGTTGCCGGAATATGGACTTCAATAAGAGCAATGTTGGGTATGATCAGAATTTGGCCGGGAATAGGGCAAGCTCCTTTATCCCTTAGAGTTAATTAA
- a CDS encoding sirohydrochlorin cobaltochelatase — MQCRFGVQQKAIFAFILLCFLIIPSLAQAGHGDSKPVKKGILLAAFGSSMDQAQVSFDNIDKAVKKAFPGVPVRWAFSSSIIRHILAKEGRTVDSPVTALAKMMDDGFTHVAVQSLHTIPGEEYTGIFETAMKFEGMPKGMTKIAVGKPLLFSNEDMERTVKAIVANIPKDRKSKDAVVLMGHGTPDCANIYYPGSQFYFSKADSKIIVGTVEGTPTLDDVKAKLAKMKAKKVYLMPYMSVAGDHARNDMAGEDADSWNSILTKAGYKCVPVLKGSAEYPQVVDIWVDHLKTAFNSLDH, encoded by the coding sequence ATGCAGTGCCGTTTTGGGGTTCAGCAAAAAGCTATTTTTGCTTTTATCCTTCTTTGTTTTCTTATTATCCCTTCACTTGCTCAAGCCGGACACGGTGATTCCAAACCTGTTAAAAAGGGTATCCTTCTTGCTGCCTTCGGTTCAAGTATGGATCAGGCACAGGTTTCATTTGATAACATCGACAAGGCTGTCAAAAAAGCGTTTCCCGGTGTACCTGTTCGCTGGGCCTTCTCTTCATCAATAATCAGACATATTCTGGCAAAAGAAGGTCGCACTGTTGATTCTCCTGTTACAGCTTTAGCTAAGATGATGGATGACGGCTTTACACATGTTGCAGTTCAGTCCTTACACACCATTCCCGGTGAAGAATATACAGGTATTTTTGAAACAGCTATGAAGTTTGAAGGTATGCCTAAGGGGATGACTAAGATTGCTGTTGGTAAGCCATTACTTTTTTCAAATGAGGATATGGAAAGAACAGTTAAAGCCATTGTTGCTAATATCCCTAAAGATCGTAAATCTAAAGATGCTGTAGTTCTGATGGGCCACGGAACACCTGACTGCGCAAATATTTATTATCCCGGTTCTCAGTTTTACTTTTCCAAGGCTGATTCTAAGATTATTGTAGGAACAGTTGAAGGAACTCCTACCCTTGATGATGTGAAGGCTAAACTTGCTAAAATGAAAGCCAAAAAAGTTTACCTTATGCCTTATATGTCTGTTGCCGGAGACCATGCCCGTAATGATATGGCTGGTGAAGATGCAGATTCTTGGAACTCAATTTTGACCAAAGCCGGATACAAATGCGTACCTGTCCTCAAAGGTTCCGCTGAGTATCCTCAGGTTGTGGATATCTGGGTTGATCATCTTAAAACAGCATTCAACAGTCTTGATCATTAA
- a CDS encoding iron ABC transporter permease: protein MMEKRRSRAVAVLLFLVPVSVFTACLFGAYDTSVAQVFNVFKNSLLGDVDSSTSSLSFIVTDLRLSRVCLSFLVGISLAVAGTVYQGILRNPLADPFTLGVSSGAAFGASLAIFSGSTVFGAGLWLKFGSLFLPLAALAGAMAALGAVLMLGRIGGSLRRETMVLAGIVVATFLSALISLLKSLDEDSVTSIVFWIMGSFQGRGWEHVTLFLPYFIAGMIPIIYYSRELDILSLGETQARHLGMDVSRVRLFLLVGSGLLTGAAVAVSGIIGFVGLIVPHLVRMFQGAEHRPLLLSSSLLGGLLLVWSDVIARSLLPGGEELPVGVVTALLGGPFFCIVLRGGLKGARS, encoded by the coding sequence ATGATGGAAAAAAGAAGGAGCAGAGCGGTTGCTGTGCTTTTATTTCTTGTTCCTGTTTCTGTATTTACCGCCTGTTTGTTCGGTGCATACGATACTTCTGTTGCGCAGGTTTTTAATGTTTTTAAAAATTCCTTGTTAGGCGACGTAGATAGTTCAACATCTTCATTGTCATTTATTGTAACGGATCTAAGGCTTAGCAGGGTTTGTCTATCTTTCCTTGTAGGTATTTCCCTTGCTGTTGCCGGAACGGTTTATCAGGGAATTTTACGAAATCCTCTGGCGGATCCGTTTACTTTGGGGGTCAGCAGTGGCGCGGCTTTTGGAGCTAGTCTAGCTATTTTCTCTGGTTCAACAGTGTTTGGGGCTGGGTTGTGGCTGAAGTTCGGATCGCTCTTCCTCCCTCTTGCGGCTCTTGCCGGAGCTATGGCTGCTCTTGGCGCAGTGCTTATGCTTGGCAGAATCGGCGGAAGCTTGCGGCGCGAAACTATGGTGTTGGCAGGAATTGTTGTAGCCACTTTTCTTTCTGCATTAATATCTTTGCTAAAATCACTGGATGAAGACTCTGTTACCAGCATTGTCTTCTGGATAATGGGAAGTTTTCAGGGACGTGGCTGGGAGCATGTAACACTGTTTCTGCCATATTTTATAGCCGGAATGATTCCCATAATTTATTATTCCCGTGAACTGGATATTTTGTCACTCGGTGAAACTCAGGCCCGCCATCTTGGTATGGATGTTTCAAGAGTCCGGCTGTTTTTGCTTGTCGGGTCGGGACTTTTAACTGGTGCTGCTGTGGCAGTTTCCGGAATTATCGGATTTGTGGGGCTGATTGTTCCCCATCTAGTGCGGATGTTTCAAGGGGCTGAACATAGACCACTATTACTGTCATCCTCACTGCTAGGCGGATTGCTGCTGGTCTGGTCCGACGTGATTGCCCGTTCATTACTTCCCGGCGGGGAAGAGCTTCCGGTCGGAGTTGTAACAGCTTTGCTTGGTGGTCCTTTCTTCTGCATTGTTTTGCGGGGCGGTTTAAAAGGAGCACGTTCATGA
- a CDS encoding ABC transporter ATP-binding protein → MIAVQNLSAGYGRRKVLQGMNLSFSAGSMTAVLGPNGSGKTTLVSSLSGVLRPIAGKVEIAGKNVCDYRPRELAGIMAVLPQKVEPAFGLTVKSMVMMGRYAHGSGFFGYDREDEYICGEAIKMIGVDHLIDRPVSELSGGEFQRVLMARTVSQQAKIMVLDEAASGVDVAGKIELFDMLKKMNLQGATIICVIHDLNLAALYFDRLVFLSNGKVKLDGPPAEVVTKENISNVYKTSVSIVEHPQLSVPQVLFSPSGDHSG, encoded by the coding sequence ATGATTGCTGTTCAGAACCTTTCTGCCGGATATGGCAGGCGGAAAGTTCTTCAGGGCATGAACTTAAGTTTTTCAGCAGGATCAATGACAGCGGTACTTGGTCCTAACGGAAGTGGTAAAACTACTTTGGTTTCATCTCTCTCTGGAGTGTTACGTCCTATTGCGGGAAAAGTTGAAATTGCTGGAAAGAATGTGTGTGATTATCGGCCCCGTGAGCTTGCCGGGATAATGGCTGTTCTGCCGCAGAAGGTAGAGCCTGCCTTTGGTCTAACCGTTAAATCTATGGTTATGATGGGTAGATATGCGCACGGATCTGGCTTTTTCGGGTATGATAGGGAAGACGAATATATCTGCGGTGAAGCCATTAAAATGATTGGTGTCGACCATTTGATTGATCGGCCTGTGTCGGAACTTTCAGGTGGGGAATTTCAGCGTGTTTTGATGGCTCGAACTGTTTCGCAGCAGGCAAAAATTATGGTTCTTGATGAGGCTGCCTCAGGCGTTGATGTTGCCGGAAAAATAGAACTTTTTGATATGTTGAAAAAAATGAATCTTCAGGGCGCAACTATAATTTGCGTGATTCATGACTTGAATCTTGCCGCACTTTATTTTGATCGTTTGGTTTTTCTATCAAACGGTAAAGTTAAGCTTGATGGCCCGCCTGCTGAAGTTGTTACAAAGGAAAATATTTCAAATGTTTATAAAACATCTGTTTCAATTGTCGAACATCCGCAACTCAGTGTTCCTCAAGTTCTTTTTTCTCCTTCTGGCGATCACTCCGGTTAG
- a CDS encoding ABC transporter substrate-binding protein, translated as MFIKHLFQLSNIRNSVFLKFFFLLLAITPVSSAFAGVSVTDDFGNKVVLKAPAKRIVALYGAFNEILFAMDLGDRIVARTSGDNYPEQIIKLPSIGTHMRPNPELIVAFNPDLVLQMAGRSQAESALEPLKARGTPTAMFTVTSFKDIYALIDKIGILTGEPERADKLVHSMVSRLDKVNERFRTVKDKPRVFFEIRYPNLLAAGQGSIVSDIIEKAGGVNCVKNPKKIVRMGEEEVFRLDPENYVYQTGRMNQSPVVPADRDHFKMIKAVRLGKVLKVDESVFSRPGPRNVDAVETLADFLYSKN; from the coding sequence ATGTTTATAAAACATCTGTTTCAATTGTCGAACATCCGCAACTCAGTGTTCCTCAAGTTCTTTTTTCTCCTTCTGGCGATCACTCCGGTTAGCTCAGCTTTTGCAGGGGTTTCTGTAACTGATGATTTTGGAAACAAAGTTGTTCTGAAAGCTCCTGCTAAACGGATTGTTGCTTTGTATGGCGCATTTAATGAGATTCTTTTCGCAATGGATTTAGGTGACAGAATTGTTGCTCGTACTTCCGGTGATAATTATCCTGAGCAGATTATAAAACTGCCATCGATCGGAACTCATATGCGTCCTAATCCTGAGCTTATAGTAGCTTTTAATCCTGATCTTGTTTTACAAATGGCAGGAAGATCTCAGGCTGAATCAGCCCTTGAGCCTTTAAAGGCACGGGGAACTCCTACCGCAATGTTCACGGTCACATCTTTTAAAGACATTTACGCTTTGATCGATAAAATTGGAATTTTAACTGGTGAGCCAGAGCGTGCAGACAAGCTTGTTCATTCAATGGTTTCCAGACTTGATAAGGTTAATGAAAGATTTCGCACGGTAAAAGATAAGCCTAGAGTTTTTTTTGAGATTCGTTATCCGAATCTTTTAGCAGCCGGACAAGGATCAATAGTCTCCGATATAATTGAGAAGGCTGGCGGAGTTAATTGCGTTAAAAATCCAAAGAAGATCGTACGTATGGGGGAAGAGGAAGTTTTTCGTCTCGATCCCGAAAACTATGTTTATCAAACAGGGCGCATGAATCAATCTCCTGTTGTTCCTGCGGATAGAGATCATTTTAAAATGATTAAAGCTGTGCGGCTTGGAAAAGTTTTAAAGGTTGATGAATCCGTTTTTTCGCGTCCCGGGCCTCGTAATGTGGACGCAGTCGAAACTTTAGCTGATTTTTTATACAGTAAAAATTAA
- the cobI gene encoding precorrin-2 C(20)-methyltransferase: MSNYGKIYGIGVGPGDSDLLTMRAVKLLGKVDVVFAASSTKNDFSHSLSIASEYLHEGCEIVRLGYPMTRDKAKLKEAWEENAKIAAKYLSEGKNAAFLTLGDPLIYSTFGYMLRILRKHYPDIEVEVVPGITSYQAAAAKSCQVLVESGQNLLLTSGVADADEFAHTISKAHNAVILKAYRNFTQLRDVVKELDNVDVKFYTRLGLEGEAIYNDIDTVPDKTHYLSLMLLTASDKD, encoded by the coding sequence ATGAGTAATTACGGTAAAATATATGGTATAGGTGTCGGCCCTGGTGATTCTGATTTGTTGACTATGCGGGCAGTTAAGTTGCTTGGTAAAGTTGATGTTGTTTTTGCTGCGTCTTCAACAAAAAATGATTTTTCACATTCGCTTAGCATTGCATCTGAGTATCTGCACGAAGGGTGCGAAATTGTGAGATTGGGATACCCTATGACTCGCGATAAAGCCAAATTGAAGGAAGCGTGGGAAGAAAACGCTAAGATTGCAGCTAAATATTTAAGTGAAGGTAAAAACGCTGCGTTTCTGACTCTTGGCGATCCTCTGATTTATTCTACTTTCGGGTACATGCTTCGTATTCTTCGCAAACATTATCCTGATATAGAAGTTGAAGTTGTTCCGGGGATTACTTCATATCAGGCGGCAGCTGCAAAATCGTGTCAGGTTCTTGTGGAATCTGGGCAGAATTTATTGCTGACTTCCGGCGTAGCGGATGCCGACGAGTTTGCCCATACCATTTCAAAGGCTCATAATGCTGTTATTTTAAAGGCATATCGCAACTTTACACAGCTGCGTGATGTTGTTAAAGAGTTAGATAATGTGGATGTTAAATTTTATACCCGTCTAGGGCTTGAAGGCGAAGCCATCTATAATGATATAGATACCGTACCTGATAAGACACATTACCTCTCGTTGATGCTGCTCACAGCGTCAGATAAAGATTAA
- a CDS encoding GIY-YIG nuclease family protein, with protein sequence MKTWYVYLLRCKDNSLYCGVTTDPKRRLKEHNSGGKKGAKYTRSRGPVKIEAVESLPDKTSAYRLEYAVKQRPSTQKAAFLKKTALKMRNEFKQKDKSPNGN encoded by the coding sequence ATGAAAACATGGTATGTCTATTTACTTCGGTGCAAAGATAATTCTCTTTATTGCGGAGTAACCACTGATCCAAAGCGTAGGCTGAAAGAACATAACAGCGGCGGTAAAAAAGGCGCAAAATACACTCGCTCACGTGGACCGGTAAAAATTGAGGCTGTTGAATCTCTGCCGGACAAAACATCAGCTTACAGACTTGAATATGCTGTAAAGCAAAGACCCTCTACGCAAAAAGCTGCTTTCCTAAAGAAAACAGCTTTAAAGATGCGCAATGAATTTAAGCAAAAAGATAAATCACCTAACGGTAATTAA